The genomic DNA CTTAAAATCACCTCTGGGGCTTTGATTTCAAGAAGTCTTTTCAGACGGTTGTTTCTAATGATGACTCTTCGGTATAGGTCATTTAAATCCGAAGTGGCGAAACGCCCACCATCTAACGGCACCAATGGTCTAAGCTCTGGCGGGATTACCGGTAGCACACGCATCACCATCCACTCTGGGCGGTTGATCATACGGGTGTTGGCATCTCTAAGGGCTTCTACCACGGAGAGTCTTTTGAGGGCTTCGGTTCTTCTTTGTTTAGAAGTTTCGTTGTGTGCCTTGTGTCTTAAATCATAAGAGAGTTGGTCTAAATCAATTCTTCTAAGAAGCTCCTCTATGGCTTCTGCACCCATTTTAGCTACAAACTTGTTAGGGTCAGAATCATCAAGGTATTGGTTTTCTACTGGCAGGGTTTCTAAAATGTCTAAATATTCTTCTTCTGTTAAGAATTCCATTTCTTCAAAATCAGAACCGTCTGCTTTTTTAGCGATACCTTGTTGGATAACGACATATCTTTCATAATAGATAATCATATCCAATTTTTTAGATGGTAATCCTAAAAGATAACCTATTTTGTTTGGTAAAGAGCGGAAATACCAAATATGTGCTACTGGCACCACCAAGTTGATATGCCCGATGCGCTCTCTACGCACTTTTTTCTCTGTCACCTCTACCCCACAGCGGTCACACACGATACCTTTGTAACGGATACGTTTGTATTTTCCGCAGGCACATTCGTAATCCTTAACGGGACCGAATATTTTCTCGCAGAAAAGTCCATCCCTTTCTGGTTTGTGGGTACGGTAGTTGATCGTTTCTGGTTTTAGAACCTCTCCTCTTGATTCTTGTAAAATAGACTCTGGTGAGGCTAAACCGATTGAGATTTTATTAAATCTACTTGTTTTATTTTTATTTGACATTAGTTTAGATTTTAGATTTTTAGACTTTCAAATTCGAAAAAATTATTCTTCAAGTCTTACATCAAGTCCAAGTCCTTGTAGCTCATGTAGCAATACATTGAAAGATTCTGGAATGCCTGGTTCTGGCATCGCTTCGCCTTTGGCTATTGCTTCATAAGTTTTGGCTCTACCTACCACATCATCAGACTTCACGGTCAAGATTTCTCTCAAGATGTTGGAGGCTCCGAAGGCTTCTAATGCCCACACCTCCATCTCTCCGAAACGCTGACCACCAAACTGAGCTTTACCACCTAATGGCTGTTGCGTGATGAGTGAGTATGGTCCGATAGAACGCGCGTGCATCTTATCATCTACCATGTGGCCTAATTTCAGCATATAGATTACCCCCACTGTGGCTGGTTGCGTAAAGCGCTCCCCTGTACCACCATCGTAAAGGTAGGTATTTCCGTAGATTGGCAAGCCTGCTTTCTCTGTATATTCGGTAATTTGGTCTAATTTAGCCCCATCGAAAATTGGTGTGGCAAATTTAAGTCCTAATTGTTTACCAGCCCAACCGAGCACCGTTTCGTAAATCTGTCCGATGTTCATACGAGAAGGTACCCCAAGTGGGTTAAGCACGATGTCTACTGGTGTTCCATCTTCTAAGAATGGCATATCTTCTTCGCGCACGATACGAGAGACAATCCCTTTGTTACCGTGGCGCCCTGCCATTTTGTCCCCTACATTGAGTTTACGCTTCTTCGCGATGTACACTTTCGCTAATTTGATGATACCTGCTGGTAGTTCATCACCGATAGAAATGGCGTATTTCTCACGGTTTTTATAACTCTGTAGGTCGTTGTATTTGATTTTATAGTTATGAATCAATTGTTTAATCAATTCATTTTTGTCTGCATCTACTGTCCAGTCTGAACCGCTAACATTCATATAATCTTCCACCGATTGGAGGAGTCTCATTGTGAATTTAGCTCCTTTGGCAATGATTTCTTCGCCTAAATCGTTTTTAACGCCTTGGGAAGTTTTACCATTAACGATGGTGTTCAACTTTTCTAAAAGGATGCTTCTAAGTTCGTTAAACTTAGCTCTATAAGTGGTTTCTACCTCTTCCAGCTTGATTTTCTCTTCGTTTCTCTTCTTCTTATCTTTGATGTTTCTGGAGAAGAGTTTTTTATCAATCACCACACCTCTTAGAGAAGAATCGGCTTTTAGGGAAGCGTCTTTCACATCTCCTGCTTTATCTCCGAAGATGGCTCTCAAGAGTTTTTCTTCTGGTGTAGGGTCAGACTCTCCTTTAGGGGTAATTTTACCGATGAGGATGTCCCCAGGTTTTACCTCTGCCCCAATTCTAATCATACCATTTTCATCTAAATCCTTAGTGGCATCTTCAGAAATATTAGGAATATCTGCGGTGAGTTCTTCCATACCCAATTTGGTATCTCTCACTTCAAGAGAGTACTCATCTACATGGATAGAGGTGAACCAGTCCTCGCGCACCACTTTTTCATTGATTACGATGGCATCCTCAAAGTTATAACCCTTCCATGGCATAAACGCTACCACCAAGTTTCTACCTAAAGCCAACTCGCCTTTTTCTGTGGCATAGCCATCACAAAGCACCTGTCCCTTCTCTACTCTATCTCCCGCTCTTACGATTGGTTTTAGAGTAATGGTGGTGGATTGGTTGGTTTTTCTAAACTTGGTTAAGTGGTAAGTTTTGGTTGCAGAATCAAAGTTGATGATATCTTCATCCTCCGTTCTATCGTACTTAATGACGATTTTTTCTGCATCTACATACTCTACCACCCCTGAGCCTTCCGCATTGATGAGGATTCTGGAATCTTTAGCCACTTGCTTTTCTAAACCAGTTCCTACAATTGGCGCTTGTGGTTTCAATAAAGGTACCGCCTGGCGCATCATGTTAGATCCCATGAGGGCACGGTTCGCATCATCGTGTTCCAAGAACGGAATAAGCGAAGCGGAAATCCCCGAAATTTGGTTAGGGGCTACATCTATTAAATCCACTTGCTCTGGCTCTACCACAGGATAATCCCCATCTAAACGGGCGATGATTCTGTCGGTTTCAAAGGTGCCATCTTCTGCCAACTCCACATTCGCTTGGGCAATGATTTTAGATTCTTCATCTTCAGCATTGAGGAAAATAGGCGCTGCAGATAAGTCCACTTTACCATTTTCTACCTTGCGGTATGGGGTTTCTATAAATCCTAAATTGTTGATTTTAGCATAAAGTCCCAAAGAGGAAATCAAACCGATGTTTGGTCCTTCTGGTGTTTCAATAGGACAAATTCTTCCGTAGTGCGTATGGTGAACATCTCGCACCTCAAAACCTGCTCTCTCTCTGGAAAGACCACCAGGTCCTAATGCGGATAATCTTCGTTTATGGGTTACCTCTGATAGTGGGTTGGTTTGATCCATAAACTGAGAAAGTTGGTTGGTCCCGAAGAAAGAGTTGATAACCGAAGTTAAGGTCTTCGCATTCACCAAATCTGTTGGACTAAACAACTCATTATCACGAACATTCATCCGCTCACGAATGGTTCTGGCGATACGGGAAAGCCCTACACCAAACTGCCCTGCCAATTGCTCTCCTACGGTTCTAATTCTTCTGTTCGATAAGTGGTCAATATCATCCACCTCGGCTTTAGAGTTGGCTAACTCAATCAGGTGCTTAACAATGCTGATAATGTCTTCTTTGGTTAATACCTGTACGCTTTCATCTACATTAAGTCCTAATTTTTTATTCAATCTGTAACGGCCTACCTCGCCCAAAGAATATCTTTGTTCCGAGAAGAAGAGTTTATCAATAATCCCTCTTGCGGTTTCTTCATCTGGTGGGTCGGCGTTTCTTAACTGACGATAGATGTACTCTACCGCTTCTTTTTCTGAGTTGGTAGGGTCTTTCTGTAATGTATTTTGGATGATGGAGAATTCTTTGGTATTTTCATTGTGGATAAGAATGGTCTTCACCCCAGATTCTAAAATTAAATCTAAGTGCTCCTTCTCTAATACCGTTTCTCTATCTAATATAATTTCGTTTCTTTCTACAGATACCACCTCGCCAGTATCTTCATCTACGAAGTCTTCAAACCAAGTGTTCAATACTCTGGCGGCTAAGGTTCTCCCCTCTACTTTTTTAAGAGCAGCTTTAGAAACTTTAACCTCTTCTGCCAAGTCAAAAATCTGAAGGATTTCTTTATCAGACTCGTAGCCAATGGCTCTAAGTAGCGTGGTGAGTGGTAATTTCTTCTTACGGTCTATATAAGCGTACATCACGCTGTTGATATCCGTTGTGAATTCCATCCAAGAGCCTTTGAAAGGGATAATTCTTGAATAGTAAAGTTTGGTTCCGTTGGCGTGGTAAGTTTGCCCGAAGAATACCCCTGGCGATCTGTGTAATTGTGTAACCACCACACGCTCTGCACCGTTGATAATGAACGAGCCTGAAGGCGTCATATAAGGTACAGTTCCCAAATAAACATCTTGGATAACGGTTTGGAAATCATCATATTCTGGATCTGTACAGTAGAGCTTTAGTCTTGCTTTTAAAGGTACAGAGTAAGTAAGCCCACGCTCCACACATTCTTCAATAGAATAGCGCGGTGAGTCTACCAAATAATCTAAAAATTCTAATACAAACTGGTTGCGAGAGTCTGTAATTGGGAAATTTTCTTGGAAGGTTTTGTAGAGCCCTTCGTGTACTCTTTGCTCCGGAAGTGTGTCTAATTGGAAGAACTCCTTGAAGGATTGTAGCTGAATATCCAGAAAGTCTGGCGTTTCAATTCTTCCTTTCGCAGACGAGAAATTGATTCTTTGATTTTCCTGAGTTTTGTTTGTCGTCTTTGATTTACTCATAAAACTTTAGAAGATTGTAGTTAAAAATATTTTGTTACTTTTTTTAAAAATATCAGAAAGTAGTGAGGGAGCAAGTGGACAGGAAAAATAGAGTTACCTATTAGATTCTTTAAAGCCCTTTTGGATTGCTCTCAAAACTTTCTAACTGCAACTCCGGTATATCTTTTCACGGCGTAGTGCAAAATATTTTTAGATTCACCCGAAACAGCAAGACCTCAAAATACAACACACCAAAACCCTAACCCATTAAGGGATAGAGCTTTACATTTCAGTATTATATTTAAAAGTCTTTTTTGTTCAAAATGAAGTGCAAATATACAACATTTTATAGGGAAATGCAAATCCTTTTCTTATTGAGCGGTTATCAATATAATCAGTCGCTCTCTATTTTAGATAGAATTATCAAGATTATTTCTCAAAAAAAGCGGAAAAATTTTAACTTGCATCGCATTTGTGAGGATTATTTTCCAAAAAAAACATTGCACATAAAAAAAAGCACCTCTCCGAAGAGAAGTGCCTTTTAGTTTGGTTATCCGATGTAAGAATTATTTTAATTCTACCTCTGCACCAGCTTCTTCTAATTGCTTTTTCAAAGCCTCAGCTTCGTCTTTAGATACACCTTCTTTGATTGGAGCAGGCGCACCATCTACGATGTCTTTAGCTTCTTTAAGACCAGCACCAGTTAAGTCTTTAACTAATTTTACGATGGCTAATTTAGAAGCACCAGCTGATTTTAAGATCACATCAAATTCTGTTTTCTCTTCAGCAGCATCACCAGCACCACCAGCAGCAGCTACCACAGTAGCAGCAGCAGGCTCAATACCGTACTCATCTTTAAGAATTTGCGCTAATTCATTTACATCTTTTACTGTTAAGTTTACAAGCGTTTCCGCTAAGTTTTTTAAATCTGACATTTTAATGTTTTT from Riemerella columbina includes the following:
- the rpoB gene encoding DNA-directed RNA polymerase subunit beta, with protein sequence MSKSKTTNKTQENQRINFSSAKGRIETPDFLDIQLQSFKEFFQLDTLPEQRVHEGLYKTFQENFPITDSRNQFVLEFLDYLVDSPRYSIEECVERGLTYSVPLKARLKLYCTDPEYDDFQTVIQDVYLGTVPYMTPSGSFIINGAERVVVTQLHRSPGVFFGQTYHANGTKLYYSRIIPFKGSWMEFTTDINSVMYAYIDRKKKLPLTTLLRAIGYESDKEILQIFDLAEEVKVSKAALKKVEGRTLAARVLNTWFEDFVDEDTGEVVSVERNEIILDRETVLEKEHLDLILESGVKTILIHNENTKEFSIIQNTLQKDPTNSEKEAVEYIYRQLRNADPPDEETARGIIDKLFFSEQRYSLGEVGRYRLNKKLGLNVDESVQVLTKEDIISIVKHLIELANSKAEVDDIDHLSNRRIRTVGEQLAGQFGVGLSRIARTIRERMNVRDNELFSPTDLVNAKTLTSVINSFFGTNQLSQFMDQTNPLSEVTHKRRLSALGPGGLSRERAGFEVRDVHHTHYGRICPIETPEGPNIGLISSLGLYAKINNLGFIETPYRKVENGKVDLSAAPIFLNAEDEESKIIAQANVELAEDGTFETDRIIARLDGDYPVVEPEQVDLIDVAPNQISGISASLIPFLEHDDANRALMGSNMMRQAVPLLKPQAPIVGTGLEKQVAKDSRILINAEGSGVVEYVDAEKIVIKYDRTEDEDIINFDSATKTYHLTKFRKTNQSTTITLKPIVRAGDRVEKGQVLCDGYATEKGELALGRNLVVAFMPWKGYNFEDAIVINEKVVREDWFTSIHVDEYSLEVRDTKLGMEELTADIPNISEDATKDLDENGMIRIGAEVKPGDILIGKITPKGESDPTPEEKLLRAIFGDKAGDVKDASLKADSSLRGVVIDKKLFSRNIKDKKKRNEEKIKLEEVETTYRAKFNELRSILLEKLNTIVNGKTSQGVKNDLGEEIIAKGAKFTMRLLQSVEDYMNVSGSDWTVDADKNELIKQLIHNYKIKYNDLQSYKNREKYAISIGDELPAGIIKLAKVYIAKKRKLNVGDKMAGRHGNKGIVSRIVREEDMPFLEDGTPVDIVLNPLGVPSRMNIGQIYETVLGWAGKQLGLKFATPIFDGAKLDQITEYTEKAGLPIYGNTYLYDGGTGERFTQPATVGVIYMLKLGHMVDDKMHARSIGPYSLITQQPLGGKAQFGGQRFGEMEVWALEAFGASNILREILTVKSDDVVGRAKTYEAIAKGEAMPEPGIPESFNVLLHELQGLGLDVRLEE
- the rplL gene encoding 50S ribosomal protein L7/L12, which codes for MSDLKNLAETLVNLTVKDVNELAQILKDEYGIEPAAATVVAAAGGAGDAAEEKTEFDVILKSAGASKLAIVKLVKDLTGAGLKEAKDIVDGAPAPIKEGVSKDEAEALKKQLEEAGAEVELK